Proteins encoded by one window of Streptomyces clavuligerus:
- a CDS encoding class F sortase, producing the protein MKTLRRVLRHRPAALVVPVVLTAAVATGGCSSGSGGAAGGGETAGRVVDHGPATPDGGAEPGGTRGRPERGAEEPAAPVRVTIPSVGVDSALMRLGLNKDGTVEVPPPAKGMTAGWYTGGAVPGEPGASVIIGHNSTVHGKAVFHDLKKIAKGAEVTVRNASGDTARFTVTHRETVSKKAFPTQRVYGATNGRELRLITCDGAFDAAGHPVDNLIVYATRR; encoded by the coding sequence ATGAAGACACTTCGGCGGGTCCTCCGCCACCGTCCCGCCGCCCTGGTGGTCCCGGTCGTGCTCACCGCGGCCGTCGCCACCGGCGGATGCTCGTCCGGCAGCGGTGGTGCGGCGGGTGGCGGGGAGACGGCCGGGCGGGTCGTGGACCACGGGCCCGCGACCCCCGACGGCGGGGCGGAGCCGGGCGGGACCCGAGGGCGGCCGGAGCGGGGCGCCGAGGAGCCCGCCGCGCCCGTGCGGGTGACGATTCCGTCGGTCGGGGTCGACAGCGCCCTGATGCGGCTCGGGCTCAACAAGGACGGGACGGTCGAGGTCCCGCCGCCCGCGAAGGGGATGACGGCCGGGTGGTACACCGGGGGCGCCGTCCCCGGGGAGCCCGGGGCCTCCGTGATCATCGGGCACAACAGCACCGTCCACGGGAAGGCCGTCTTCCACGATCTGAAGAAGATCGCCAAGGGCGCCGAGGTCACCGTCCGCAACGCGTCAGGGGACACCGCCCGGTTCACCGTCACGCACCGCGAGACCGTCAGCAAGAAGGCGTTCCCCACCCAGCGGGTGTACGGGGCGACCAACGGCCGCGAACTCCGGCTGATCACCTGCGACGGGGCCTTCGACGCCGCGGGCCACCCCGTGGACAACCTGATCGTCTACGCCACCCGCCGCTGA
- a CDS encoding tetratricopeptide repeat protein yields MGTERVKNAAVAALVAATLAGGVLMLVTEEHDAPPPAPGPAARARAAAVAGAPASRAELDALIRDRTRWLRAHPGDEESWAALGTAYAERGAWWADWAALARAESALNRSLRERPAAAGNTEALLGLAVLAGARQDFATARDAAVRAQQQRPRRWTVYRALIDAQSGVGAYKAVHGALDRLTALYQGSQSRALAAQVYRERGWREDASANAYDAVAAAAGTTERAVALRRLGDLAWERGEPREAVAGYDAALRLAPELHPARAGRARALAALGRTDAALAEYRAALTRFPLPEYALEAGELYESLGRHEEAEESYAAVLETADRAERYGVDQTLTRGRYEADHGDPDEAVRLLTDAWEAGRRSTQIADGLGWALYRAGRADEALPYAKRATKEGLRSPLFAYHRGQIERSLGLYGSARRNIGTALRVNPFFSPLLVPPARSALASLGEPPGGGPRRMTGREALYPAGRGRQGAAGSRWWGSGGAR; encoded by the coding sequence ATGGGCACGGAACGTGTGAAGAACGCCGCCGTGGCGGCCCTGGTCGCCGCCACCCTGGCGGGCGGGGTGCTCATGCTGGTGACCGAGGAGCACGACGCTCCCCCGCCCGCGCCGGGGCCCGCCGCCCGGGCCAGGGCGGCGGCCGTCGCCGGGGCCCCCGCCTCCCGCGCCGAGCTGGACGCGCTGATCCGCGACCGGACGCGGTGGCTGCGCGCGCACCCGGGGGACGAGGAGTCCTGGGCGGCGCTCGGGACCGCGTACGCGGAACGGGGCGCCTGGTGGGCCGACTGGGCCGCGCTGGCCCGGGCCGAGAGCGCGCTCAACCGCTCGCTGCGGGAACGCCCCGCCGCCGCCGGGAACACCGAGGCGCTGCTGGGGCTCGCCGTACTCGCCGGGGCGCGGCAGGACTTCGCCACCGCCCGGGACGCGGCGGTACGGGCGCAGCAGCAGCGGCCCCGGCGGTGGACGGTGTACCGGGCGCTGATCGACGCGCAGAGCGGGGTCGGCGCGTACAAGGCGGTGCACGGGGCGCTGGACCGGCTCACCGCGCTGTACCAGGGCTCGCAGTCCCGGGCGCTGGCCGCGCAGGTCTACCGCGAACGGGGCTGGCGCGAGGACGCGTCGGCCAACGCGTACGACGCCGTCGCCGCCGCGGCCGGGACGACCGAGCGGGCGGTGGCGCTGCGCCGTCTCGGCGATCTCGCCTGGGAGCGCGGCGAGCCCCGTGAGGCGGTCGCCGGGTACGACGCGGCGCTGCGGCTCGCGCCCGAGCTGCACCCGGCGCGGGCGGGCCGGGCGCGGGCGCTGGCGGCCCTGGGGCGGACCGACGCGGCCCTCGCCGAGTACCGGGCGGCGCTGACCCGCTTCCCGCTGCCGGAGTACGCCCTGGAGGCCGGGGAGCTGTACGAGTCGCTGGGGCGGCACGAGGAGGCCGAGGAGAGCTACGCGGCGGTGCTGGAGACGGCGGACCGCGCCGAGCGGTACGGGGTCGACCAGACGTTGACGCGGGGGCGTTACGAGGCCGACCACGGCGATCCTGACGAGGCGGTGCGGCTGCTGACGGACGCGTGGGAGGCGGGGCGGCGCAGCACCCAGATCGCGGACGGGCTGGGGTGGGCGCTGTACCGGGCGGGCCGGGCGGACGAGGCGCTGCCGTACGCCAAGCGGGCGACGAAGGAGGGGTTGCGCAGTCCGCTGTTCGCGTACCACCGGGGGCAGATCGAACGGTCCCTGGGGCTGTACGGGTCGGCGCGCCGGAACATCGGCACGGCGCTGCGGGTCAATCCGTTCTTCTCGCCGCTGCTGGTCCCGCCCGCGCGGAGCGCGCTGGCCTCGCTGGGCGAGCCGCCCGGGGGCGGGCCGCGGCGGATGACCGGCCGGGAGGCCCTGTACCCCGCCGGGCGGGGCCGGCAGGGCGCGGCGGGCTCCCGGTGGTGGGGGTCGGGGGGCGCGCGCTGA
- a CDS encoding FAD-binding oxidoreductase, with product MDDLIERLRAGLPAEALITDPDVTVSYGRDMAGFCAAGTPAVVVLPRTVEQVRHVMRTATALRVPVVPQGARTGLSGAANASDGCIVLSLLRMDRILEISPVDRIAVVEPGVVNADLSRAVGELGLAYPPDPSSWESCTIGGNIGTASGGLCCVKYGVTAEYVLGLEVVLADGRLLNTGRRTAKGVAGYDLTRLFVGSEGSLGIVVKAVLALRPKPPAQLVLGAEFPSAAAACAAICAVMERGHTPSLLELMDRTTVRAVNATTGMGLPETTEALLLCAFDTPDPAADLAAVGELCRAAGATEVVPADTPAESELLLQARRSALPALESLSTATMIDDVCVPRSRLGEMIEGTARIAEKYGLTIGVCAHAGDGNTHPVVCFDQHDPEESRRARESFDAIMALGLELGGTITGEHGVGVLKKEWLARELGPVGLEMQRGIKAAFDPLNILNPGKLF from the coding sequence ATGGACGATCTCATCGAACGGCTGCGTGCGGGGCTGCCCGCCGAGGCGCTGATCACCGATCCGGATGTGACCGTCTCCTACGGACGGGACATGGCGGGCTTCTGCGCGGCGGGGACCCCGGCGGTCGTGGTGCTGCCGCGCACGGTCGAGCAGGTCCGGCATGTGATGCGCACGGCGACGGCGCTGCGGGTCCCGGTGGTCCCGCAGGGCGCCCGTACGGGCCTGTCCGGCGCGGCCAACGCCTCGGACGGCTGTATCGTGCTCTCCCTGCTCCGGATGGACCGCATCCTGGAGATCAGCCCGGTGGACCGGATCGCCGTGGTCGAACCCGGCGTCGTCAACGCCGATCTGTCCCGCGCCGTCGGCGAGCTGGGCCTCGCCTATCCGCCGGACCCATCGAGCTGGGAGAGCTGCACGATCGGCGGGAACATCGGCACCGCGTCGGGCGGGCTGTGCTGTGTGAAGTACGGCGTGACGGCGGAGTACGTCCTCGGTCTGGAGGTCGTCCTCGCCGACGGACGGCTGCTGAACACCGGCCGCCGCACCGCCAAGGGCGTGGCCGGATACGACCTCACCCGGCTCTTCGTCGGCTCGGAGGGCAGTCTCGGCATCGTGGTGAAGGCCGTCCTCGCGCTGCGGCCCAAGCCGCCCGCGCAGCTCGTGCTCGGGGCCGAGTTCCCCTCGGCCGCCGCGGCCTGCGCGGCGATCTGCGCCGTCATGGAGCGCGGACACACCCCGTCCCTGCTGGAACTGATGGACCGTACGACGGTGCGCGCGGTCAACGCCACGACCGGCATGGGGCTGCCGGAGACCACCGAGGCGCTGCTGCTGTGCGCGTTCGACACCCCCGACCCGGCCGCCGACCTCGCCGCCGTGGGCGAGCTGTGCCGGGCGGCGGGCGCGACCGAGGTCGTCCCGGCGGACACCCCGGCCGAGTCCGAACTGCTGCTCCAGGCCCGGCGGTCGGCGCTGCCCGCCCTGGAGTCGCTGAGCACGGCGACGATGATCGACGACGTCTGCGTACCGCGTTCCCGGCTGGGCGAGATGATCGAGGGCACCGCCCGGATCGCGGAGAAGTACGGTCTGACGATCGGGGTCTGCGCCCACGCGGGCGACGGCAACACCCACCCCGTGGTCTGTTTCGACCAGCACGACCCGGAGGAGTCCCGGCGGGCGCGGGAGTCCTTTGACGCGATTATGGCCCTGGGGCTGGAGCTGGGCGGGACGATCACCGGCGAGCACGGTGTGGGCGTCCTGAAGAAGGAGTGGCTGGCCAGAGAGCTGGGCCCGGTGGGTCTGGAGATGCAGCGGGGCATCAAGGCCGCCTTCGACCCCCTGAACATCCTCAACCCCGGCAAGCTGTTCTGA
- a CDS encoding VOC family protein has protein sequence MPATLDHTVVRSHDRFAGARFLAELIGEPEPREFGPFASLALAGGVTLDYLDVEGEIASQHLAFLVSDEEFDTVLAKVVERELPYFADPHAEKPQEINHHFGGRGFYLADPDGHWLEFITHTYVIE, from the coding sequence ATGCCCGCAACACTGGATCACACCGTCGTCCGCAGTCATGACCGCTTCGCCGGGGCCCGCTTCCTCGCCGAGCTGATCGGCGAGCCCGAGCCCCGGGAGTTCGGCCCCTTCGCCAGCCTGGCGCTGGCGGGCGGGGTGACCTTGGACTATCTCGACGTGGAGGGCGAGATCGCCTCCCAGCACCTGGCCTTCCTCGTCTCCGACGAGGAGTTCGACACGGTGCTCGCGAAGGTCGTCGAACGGGAGCTGCCCTACTTCGCCGACCCCCACGCCGAGAAACCCCAGGAGATCAACCACCACTTCGGCGGCCGGGGCTTCTACCTCGCCGACCCGGACGGTCACTGGCTGGAATTCATAACGCATACCTATGTCATCGAGTAG
- a CDS encoding SsgA family sporulation/cell division regulator: MHSVVERELELRLVLSPERSIPVPARMVYRTDDPYAVHITFHIGSASPVTWTFARELLVEGVFRPCGQGDVRIWPSRTDGRSVVLMALASPDGEALLEVPSVAVSAWLERTLRVVPPGSERDRLDLEGELAELLSPGRAQRLWARGHSPACGKETPRATDETPDADEG; this comes from the coding sequence ATGCACTCCGTGGTCGAGCGTGAACTGGAACTGCGGCTGGTGCTGTCGCCCGAGCGCAGCATCCCCGTACCCGCCCGGATGGTGTACCGCACCGACGACCCGTATGCCGTGCACATCACCTTCCACATCGGTTCGGCGTCCCCGGTGACCTGGACCTTCGCCCGGGAGTTGCTGGTGGAGGGGGTGTTCCGGCCCTGTGGTCAGGGGGATGTGCGGATCTGGCCGAGCAGGACGGACGGCAGGAGCGTGGTGCTGATGGCGCTGGCGTCGCCCGACGGCGAGGCGCTGCTGGAGGTCCCGTCGGTCGCGGTCTCGGCCTGGCTGGAGCGGACCCTGCGGGTGGTGCCGCCCGGCTCGGAGCGCGACCGGCTCGATCTGGAGGGCGAATTGGCGGAGTTGCTGTCGCCCGGCCGGGCCCAGCGGCTGTGGGCCCGGGGCCACTCCCCCGCCTGCGGCAAGGAGACCCCCCGGGCCACCGACGAGACGCCGGACGCGGACGAGGGCTAG
- a CDS encoding methyltransferase family protein, translating into MRLTSVLANAGLVLWAGYELLLRHRDRTAASWRAGAADRGSTALLPAAFAGALLLGALLPGALPAAARWAGVGAVAAGLLLRAWGMRTLGAYYTRTLRTAPGQRVVRTGPYRLIRHPGYAGSLLVWTGWALGLGKGLAAVAVAVLLGAAYGWRIAAEERILLAVFGEEYAEYRRRTKRLLPYVY; encoded by the coding sequence ATGCGGCTGACGAGTGTGCTCGCGAACGCCGGGCTGGTGCTCTGGGCGGGGTACGAGCTGCTGCTGCGCCACCGGGACCGCACCGCCGCCTCCTGGCGTGCCGGGGCGGCGGACCGGGGCAGCACGGCCCTGCTGCCCGCCGCCTTCGCGGGCGCGCTCCTCCTCGGGGCGCTGCTGCCGGGGGCGCTGCCCGCCGCGGCCCGCTGGGCCGGGGTCGGCGCCGTCGCCGCCGGGCTGCTGCTGCGGGCGTGGGGGATGCGGACGCTGGGCGCGTACTACACCCGGACGTTGCGGACGGCCCCGGGCCAGCGGGTGGTGCGCACGGGGCCGTACCGGCTGATCCGGCACCCCGGGTACGCGGGCAGTCTGCTGGTGTGGACCGGCTGGGCGCTGGGGCTGGGGAAGGGGCTCGCTGCGGTGGCGGTCGCCGTCCTGCTGGGCGCGGCGTACGGATGGCGGATCGCGGCGGAGGAACGGATACTGCTCGCGGTTTTCGGCGAGGAGTACGCGGAGTACCGGCGGCGGACGAAGCGCCTGCTCCCGTATGTGTACTGA
- a CDS encoding RDD family protein: MSAPTPAGDGESPTPGYYPDPSIPHYIRYWNGAAWVPGSSRPAPKAGESTPPLPGRGGRGQQRQPAAGRGHRAPEPSAAAGPGRIEETGPVFLDEEPPDRPDPLGPLDGRDGAGGPERHEPATAWRADASRQTGFGGEHDRRVSWNGSPHNAGRTPFPGPVDGPPPDGPGSTAGPGGSRGADGPGGTGGHADHGNPGGLSGLGALEASGGPHGAGAGQGGSVTSGGPPPYGAHDGYGANAVHDGYGASAVDGGHGARPADGEHGGYSAHSPHGSPAPQGRRTVQDSRALQDRPGPGGAAGHGNTSADRPREGSPPMAAGPPGADPFRVLRPPSTTAGRPRETAPRLPAQSGGESAVRPVGTTAVGDGPRPEGTLPIRPLRPRTGAEPPTDSTLTIRALRRARAQREQERAEAASRAAREGQAERERTERPRAEHAPADRLPADPPPGDAPPADRHPADRPPPLAPGLAPAGPLSPVPAVRSPAPVAPTRPQLRRPPAVDEAGEAVASWSQQVHRLARGGEPEQPPAEEPFARAARERARVRPAGLGRRFTARLVDSALLGALVAAVAVPVGLRTLQHVDHKIEAARHSGRTVTVWLVDGTTGAHLAVVLGALLIFGFVYEVLPTAWWGRTVGKQLCGVTVLDMGSQRLPSFGASLRRWLTHTLLGLIAIGALGVLWALFDHPWRQCWHDKAARTFVAVRRPSPRGA; the protein is encoded by the coding sequence ATGAGCGCCCCAACCCCGGCCGGAGACGGCGAGAGCCCCACCCCCGGCTACTATCCGGACCCCTCCATCCCGCACTACATCCGTTACTGGAACGGCGCCGCCTGGGTGCCCGGCAGCAGTCGGCCCGCGCCCAAGGCGGGCGAGTCGACGCCGCCGCTGCCGGGTCGCGGCGGCCGGGGCCAGCAACGGCAGCCCGCCGCCGGGCGGGGGCATCGGGCGCCGGAGCCGTCGGCGGCGGCCGGGCCGGGGCGGATCGAGGAGACCGGACCGGTCTTCCTCGACGAGGAGCCGCCGGACCGGCCCGATCCGCTCGGTCCGCTGGACGGGCGGGACGGGGCGGGAGGGCCGGAGCGCCATGAACCGGCGACCGCGTGGCGCGCGGACGCCTCCCGGCAGACCGGTTTCGGGGGCGAGCACGACCGCAGGGTCTCCTGGAACGGGAGCCCCCACAACGCGGGCCGGACCCCGTTTCCCGGCCCGGTGGACGGGCCGCCGCCCGACGGCCCGGGCAGCACGGCCGGGCCGGGCGGGTCCCGGGGCGCGGACGGCCCGGGAGGCACCGGCGGCCACGCGGACCACGGGAACCCCGGCGGCCTCAGTGGCCTCGGCGCCCTCGAAGCCTCCGGCGGCCCGCACGGCGCCGGGGCGGGTCAGGGCGGGTCGGTGACGTCCGGCGGTCCGCCGCCGTACGGCGCACACGACGGGTACGGGGCGAACGCCGTGCACGACGGGTACGGAGCGAGCGCCGTGGACGGCGGGCACGGCGCCCGCCCGGCCGACGGCGAGCACGGCGGATACAGCGCCCACAGTCCGCACGGTTCGCCTGCTCCGCAGGGGCGCCGCACGGTCCAGGACAGCCGTGCGCTCCAGGACCGGCCGGGCCCCGGCGGCGCGGCCGGCCACGGGAACACGAGCGCCGACCGGCCCCGCGAGGGCTCGCCGCCCATGGCCGCCGGGCCCCCGGGCGCCGACCCGTTCCGGGTGCTCCGGCCCCCGTCCACCACCGCCGGACGACCCCGTGAGACGGCCCCCAGGCTGCCCGCCCAGAGCGGTGGTGAGTCCGCCGTCCGCCCGGTGGGGACGACGGCGGTGGGGGACGGGCCGCGCCCCGAGGGGACGCTGCCGATCCGGCCCCTGCGGCCGAGGACCGGAGCCGAGCCGCCCACCGACAGCACCCTGACGATCCGTGCCCTGCGGCGCGCCCGCGCCCAGCGGGAGCAGGAACGCGCGGAGGCGGCGTCCCGGGCCGCCCGCGAGGGACAGGCCGAACGGGAACGGACGGAACGGCCGCGGGCGGAGCACGCCCCCGCCGACCGGCTCCCCGCCGACCCGCCGCCGGGCGACGCGCCGCCCGCCGACCGGCATCCCGCGGACCGCCCGCCCCCTCTCGCACCCGGTCTCGCGCCCGCCGGTCCCCTCAGCCCCGTACCGGCCGTACGGTCCCCCGCGCCGGTCGCCCCGACCCGGCCGCAGCTCCGCCGCCCGCCCGCCGTCGACGAGGCGGGCGAGGCGGTCGCCTCCTGGTCCCAGCAGGTGCACCGGCTCGCCCGGGGCGGCGAACCCGAACAGCCCCCGGCCGAGGAGCCGTTCGCGCGGGCCGCCCGGGAGCGCGCCAGGGTCCGCCCCGCCGGGCTCGGGCGCCGGTTCACGGCCCGGCTCGTCGACAGCGCCCTCCTGGGCGCGCTCGTCGCCGCCGTCGCGGTCCCCGTCGGGCTGCGCACCCTCCAGCACGTCGACCACAAGATCGAGGCCGCCCGCCACTCCGGCCGCACCGTCACCGTCTGGCTGGTGGACGGCACCACCGGCGCCCACCTCGCCGTCGTCCTCGGCGCACTGCTGATCTTCGGATTCGTGTACGAGGTGCTGCCGACGGCCTGGTGGGGCCGGACCGTCGGCAAACAGCTCTGCGGGGTCACGGTGCTCGACATGGGCTCCCAGCGACTCCCCTCCTTCGGGGCCTCGCTGCGCCGCTGGCTGACGCACACCCTGCTGGGGCTGATCGCGATCGGGGCCCTCGGCGTGCTGTGGGCGCTCTTCGACCACCCGTGGCGGCAGTGCTGGCACGACAAGGCGGCCCGCACCTTCGTCGCCGTCCGCCGCCCGTCGCCGCGTGGGGCTTGA
- a CDS encoding RDD family protein → MSSDQPPPPGPGGPEDDPFLKRPQGPSDPGGQGQQPPGPPPAGGGGAWPGDQGAGGAGGPYGTGGPYGGGSPGGPPPSGGGYGGGPYGGAPDPLAGMPPLADFGRRFAARVIDLVIVFIPLFLLSLVFGGWNVNADSGDSLNDIANDVNTGRQWAWSLISIVAYVGYDTWLTVKRHGQTVGKKLLRLRVAMLNDGSVPETRAALLRAVVLWVPALLCCLCLWWLIIIISILVDKPYKQGLHDKAGRTVVVAVPEGAEPPPAG, encoded by the coding sequence ATGAGCAGCGATCAGCCGCCGCCCCCCGGCCCCGGGGGCCCCGAGGACGACCCCTTCCTCAAGCGCCCGCAGGGCCCCTCGGACCCCGGCGGCCAGGGGCAGCAGCCGCCCGGACCCCCGCCCGCCGGCGGCGGGGGAGCCTGGCCGGGCGACCAGGGCGCGGGCGGCGCGGGCGGACCGTACGGCACGGGCGGCCCCTACGGCGGCGGCAGCCCCGGCGGCCCGCCCCCGTCCGGCGGCGGCTACGGCGGCGGCCCCTACGGCGGCGCCCCCGACCCGCTCGCGGGCATGCCGCCGCTCGCCGACTTCGGCAGGCGCTTCGCCGCCCGCGTCATCGACCTGGTGATCGTCTTCATCCCGCTCTTCCTGCTGTCGCTGGTCTTCGGCGGCTGGAACGTGAACGCCGACAGCGGCGACAGCCTGAACGACATCGCCAACGACGTGAACACGGGCCGCCAGTGGGCCTGGTCCCTGATCTCGATCGTCGCCTACGTCGGCTACGACACCTGGCTGACGGTGAAGCGGCACGGCCAGACCGTGGGCAAGAAACTGCTACGGCTGCGGGTCGCCATGCTCAACGACGGCAGCGTCCCGGAGACCCGCGCCGCACTGCTGCGCGCGGTGGTGCTCTGGGTCCCGGCGCTGCTGTGCTGCCTCTGTCTGTGGTGGCTGATCATCATCATCTCGATCCTCGTCGACAAGCCCTACAAGCAGGGGCTGCACGACAAGGCGGGGCGGACCGTGGTGGTCGCCGTCCCGGAGGGGGCCGAGCCGCCCCCGGCGGGCTGA